In Cupriavidus taiwanensis, the following proteins share a genomic window:
- the rpsA gene encoding 30S ribosomal protein S1 — protein sequence MSDLQTNESFAALFEESIARSNMKAGEVISAEVVRIDHNFVVVNAGLKSEAFVPVEEFLNDQGELEVQAGDYVSVAIDALENGYGDTILSRDKAKRLASWLNLEKALEDGEIISGTVTGKVKGGLTVMVNGIRAFLPGSLVDVRPIKDTTPYEGKTLEFKVIKLDRKRNNVVLSRRAVVEATLGEERQKLMETLKEGAIVNGIVKNITDYGAFVDLGGIDGLLHITDLAWRRVRHPSEVLSVGQEITAKILKFDQEKNRVSLGVKQLGEDPWVGISRRYPQGTRLFGKVTNLTDYGAFVEIEAGIEGLVHVSEMDWTNKNVAPSKVVQLGDEVEVMVLDIDEDKRRISLGMKQCKANPWDDFSRNHKKGDKLSGQIKSITDFGVFIGLPGGIDGLVHLSDLSWQESGEEAVRKYKKGDEVEAVVLGIDVDKERISLGIKQLSGDPFNNFISANDKGSLVQGTIKAVDAKGAVVQLADDVEGYLRASEISADRVEDARNVLKEGEQITALVVNVDRKSRNINLSIKAKDSAEQQEAMQKFQADTGTAGTTNLGALLKAKLGQDNQ from the coding sequence ATGTCCGACCTGCAAACTAACGAATCCTTTGCCGCACTGTTCGAGGAATCGATCGCCCGCTCCAATATGAAGGCTGGCGAAGTGATCTCCGCTGAAGTCGTGCGCATCGACCACAATTTCGTGGTCGTCAACGCCGGCCTCAAGTCCGAGGCATTTGTGCCGGTGGAGGAGTTCCTGAACGACCAGGGCGAACTCGAAGTGCAGGCCGGCGACTACGTCTCCGTGGCCATCGACGCACTCGAGAACGGCTATGGCGACACCATCCTCTCGCGCGACAAGGCCAAGCGCCTGGCCTCGTGGCTGAACCTCGAGAAGGCACTGGAAGACGGCGAAATCATCTCGGGTACCGTGACCGGCAAGGTCAAGGGCGGCCTGACGGTGATGGTCAACGGCATCCGCGCGTTCCTGCCGGGCTCGCTGGTTGACGTGCGTCCGATCAAGGACACCACCCCGTACGAAGGCAAGACCCTGGAATTCAAGGTCATCAAGCTGGACCGCAAGCGCAACAACGTTGTGCTGTCGCGCCGCGCCGTGGTCGAAGCCACGCTGGGCGAAGAGCGCCAGAAGCTGATGGAAACCCTGAAGGAAGGCGCCATCGTCAACGGTATCGTCAAGAACATCACCGACTACGGTGCGTTCGTTGACCTGGGCGGCATCGACGGCCTGCTGCACATCACCGACCTGGCCTGGCGCCGTGTCCGCCACCCGAGCGAAGTGCTGTCGGTTGGCCAGGAAATCACCGCCAAGATCCTCAAGTTCGACCAGGAAAAGAACCGCGTCTCGCTGGGCGTGAAGCAGCTAGGCGAAGATCCGTGGGTCGGCATCTCGCGCCGCTACCCGCAAGGCACCCGCCTGTTCGGCAAGGTCACCAACCTGACCGACTACGGCGCGTTCGTCGAGATCGAAGCCGGCATCGAAGGCCTGGTGCACGTGTCGGAAATGGACTGGACCAACAAGAACGTTGCTCCGTCCAAGGTGGTCCAGCTGGGCGACGAAGTCGAAGTCATGGTGCTGGATATCGACGAAGACAAGCGTCGTATCAGCCTGGGCATGAAGCAGTGCAAGGCCAACCCGTGGGACGATTTCTCGCGCAACCACAAGAAGGGCGACAAGCTGAGCGGCCAGATCAAGTCGATCACCGACTTCGGCGTGTTCATCGGCCTGCCTGGCGGCATCGACGGCCTGGTGCACCTGTCCGACCTGTCCTGGCAAGAGTCCGGCGAAGAGGCCGTGCGCAAGTACAAGAAGGGCGACGAAGTCGAAGCCGTGGTACTGGGCATCGACGTCGACAAGGAACGCATCTCGCTGGGCATCAAGCAGCTGTCGGGCGATCCGTTCAACAACTTCATCTCGGCCAACGACAAGGGTTCGCTGGTTCAGGGCACGATCAAGGCCGTTGACGCCAAGGGTGCCGTGGTCCAGCTGGCCGACGACGTCGAAGGCTACCTGCGCGCTTCGGAAATCTCCGCCGACCGCGTGGAAGACGCCCGCAACGTGCTGAAGGAAGGCGAGCAGATCACCGCGCTGGTGGTGAACGTCGACCGCAAGTCGCGCAACATCAACCTGTCGATCAAGGCCAAGGACAGCGCAGAGCAGCAGGAAGCGATGCAGAAGTTCCAGGCCGACACCGGCACGGCTGGCACGACCAACCTCGGCGCCCTGCTGAAGGCCAAGCTCGGCCAGGACAACCAGTAA
- a CDS encoding integration host factor subunit beta, with protein MTKSELVEKLAARFPQLLLRDADISVKTILDAMSEALADGHRIEIRGFGSFGLNRRPPRVGRNPKSGERVLVPEKRVPHFKAGKELRERVDRSQPAPAGANGNGHSGGTAQALPGKAGQGAASAAQTGLHESGLDFIRS; from the coding sequence ATGACCAAGTCGGAGCTCGTCGAAAAACTGGCTGCCCGCTTCCCCCAGCTGCTGCTGCGGGATGCGGACATCTCGGTGAAAACGATACTCGACGCGATGTCCGAAGCGTTGGCCGACGGCCACCGCATCGAGATCCGCGGATTCGGCAGTTTTGGTCTGAACCGGCGTCCGCCTCGCGTGGGGCGCAATCCCAAGTCCGGCGAGCGGGTGCTGGTACCTGAAAAACGGGTGCCGCACTTCAAGGCGGGCAAGGAATTGCGCGAACGGGTTGACCGCAGCCAGCCGGCGCCCGCGGGCGCCAACGGCAACGGCCATTCCGGCGGCACGGCGCAAGCCCTGCCGGGCAAGGCAGGCCAGGGCGCGGCATCCGCCGCACAGACGGGGTTGCACGAGAGCGGACTGGATTTCATTCGCTCGTGA
- a CDS encoding lipopolysaccharide assembly protein LapA domain-containing protein — protein MKLFAWIVRIVVFVLLFVLALRNTAEASLQLFFNAVWHAPLILILFAAFALGAVAALASVAPGLMRQRVELARLRRAAADARASTAAPSAAAASAAPVPRDGKSPYNVVGPKV, from the coding sequence ATGAAACTGTTTGCCTGGATCGTTCGCATCGTCGTATTCGTGCTGCTGTTCGTGCTGGCCCTGCGCAATACCGCAGAAGCCTCGCTGCAGCTGTTCTTCAATGCCGTCTGGCATGCGCCGCTGATCCTGATCCTGTTTGCCGCCTTCGCGCTGGGCGCGGTGGCGGCGCTGGCCTCGGTGGCGCCGGGGCTGATGCGCCAGCGCGTGGAACTGGCCAGGCTGCGGCGCGCGGCCGCGGACGCACGGGCGTCGACGGCGGCGCCGTCGGCGGCAGCGGCGAGCGCCGCCCCGGTGCCCCGCGACGGCAAGTCTCCCTATAACGTAGTCGGCCCGAAAGTCTGA
- the lapB gene encoding lipopolysaccharide assembly protein LapB encodes MMFETWWLLVLPLVFGLGWMAARFDVRQMISEQGALPRSYFKGLNFLLNEQPDKAIDAFVEVARLDPETTELHFALGALFRRRGETERAIRVHQNLATRPDLPEPEREHALFELGEDYLRAGLLDRAEESLRRLMSGPYAASAKRVLLELYEVEKEWQKAIDAARELQTLEQKSYSLQIAQFCCELAQDALQRKRPEDAVKWLHQAVAENPANVRAPILLGDVAAAAGDARAALGHWLGIEQQDAAFLPLVAERVVKAYAALNEQGVALEWLRGLLKGKLAPEVLDTAYKAELEVNGPEAAARLMRDQLRRQPTLLALTKYFEAQAAVAAAPAAQAAVVEAATGQDEGAEDGDEARETTAIRDLLQLRTRNLARYTCRECGFRARLFYWQCPGCNRWETYAPRRSETLG; translated from the coding sequence ATGATGTTCGAAACCTGGTGGCTGTTGGTGCTGCCACTTGTCTTTGGCCTTGGCTGGATGGCGGCGCGCTTCGACGTGCGCCAGATGATCAGCGAGCAGGGGGCCTTGCCGCGCTCCTACTTCAAGGGACTCAATTTCCTGCTCAACGAGCAGCCCGACAAGGCCATCGACGCCTTTGTCGAAGTCGCCCGGCTGGACCCGGAAACCACCGAGCTGCACTTTGCGCTGGGCGCGCTGTTCCGGCGCCGCGGCGAAACCGAGCGCGCCATCCGCGTGCACCAGAACCTGGCCACGCGGCCCGACCTGCCCGAGCCCGAACGCGAGCACGCGCTGTTCGAGCTGGGCGAAGACTACCTGCGCGCGGGCCTGCTCGACCGTGCCGAGGAATCGCTGCGCCGGCTGATGTCCGGGCCTTACGCGGCGTCGGCCAAGCGCGTGCTGCTCGAGCTCTACGAGGTCGAAAAGGAGTGGCAGAAGGCGATCGATGCCGCGCGTGAGCTGCAGACGCTGGAGCAGAAGAGCTACAGCCTGCAGATCGCGCAGTTCTGCTGCGAGCTGGCGCAGGACGCGCTGCAGCGCAAGCGCCCCGAAGACGCGGTGAAATGGCTGCACCAGGCCGTGGCCGAGAATCCCGCCAACGTGCGGGCGCCGATCCTGCTCGGCGACGTCGCCGCGGCGGCGGGCGATGCGCGCGCGGCGCTGGGCCACTGGCTCGGCATCGAGCAGCAGGACGCTGCCTTCCTGCCGCTGGTGGCCGAGCGCGTGGTCAAAGCCTATGCCGCCCTGAACGAGCAAGGCGTGGCACTGGAATGGCTGCGCGGCCTGCTCAAGGGCAAGCTCGCGCCCGAGGTGCTCGACACCGCCTACAAGGCCGAGCTGGAAGTGAACGGCCCCGAAGCCGCGGCACGCCTGATGCGCGACCAGTTGCGCCGCCAGCCCACGCTGCTGGCGCTGACCAAGTACTTCGAGGCGCAGGCGGCAGTGGCCGCCGCGCCCGCCGCACAGGCCGCCGTGGTCGAGGCCGCGACTGGCCAGGACGAAGGCGCCGAGGACGGCGACGAGGCCAGGGAAACCACTGCCATCCGCGACCTGCTGCAACTGCGAACGCGCAACCTGGCGCGCTATACCTGCCGCGAATGCGGTTTCCGTGCGCGGCTGTTCTATTGGCAGTGCCCTGGTTGCAACCGCTGGGAGACCTATGCCCCGCGGCGTTCCGAAACGCTGGGCTGA